The Juglans regia cultivar Chandler chromosome 2, Walnut 2.0, whole genome shotgun sequence genome includes a window with the following:
- the LOC109012907 gene encoding RNA-binding protein 25, translated as MGRDRNSGLLEKRELSGGGGGGGEGAEAPSKRKSRRGREDSYSESDSGEDRSRSRRKARESSESEGKRDGKNNAKLENRKRKSRSRYSSEEDSDSDSESEDSGSESEESGLDSDSKSESEGERRRRKRRERKKREEERERKRRRKEKEKRRRKEKEEEKKRKEKRKKKQKEKKERGKKGPVTNLWGKYGIIRETDMWTKRPEFTAWLGEVKQVNLESLPNWEEKQMFKVFMEDHNTATFPSKKYYNLDAYYRHKMEKDQKKGIKKFLQSERTVFNDEEQRRQELMREREKQKAEEVETLKRSMQSGMAQAMKEQAQLREEMAYQYKIGNFEAAAAIQRRLDPDVAM; from the exons ATGGGCAGAGATCGAAACTCTGGGCTCCTAGAAAAGCGAGAACTCtctggtggaggaggaggaggaggagaaggggcCGAAGCTCCGTCGAAAAGAAAATCCAGGAGAGGGCGAGAGGATTCCTATTCGGAATCTGATTCCGGGGAAGACCGGAGCAGGTCTCGAAGGAAAGCTCGGGAAAGTTCCGAATCGGAAGGTAAGAGAGATGGCAAAAATAACGCTAAACTGGAGAATAGAAAGAGGAAGTCTCGAAGCCGTTACAGTAGCGAAGaggactctgattctgattccgAGTCGGAGGATTCTGGTTCGGAATCGGAGGAGAGTGGCTTGGATTCGGATTCTAAGAGTGAGAGCgagggagagaggaggaggaggaagaggagggagaggaaaaagagagaggaggagagggagcggaaaaggaggagaaaagaaaaagagaagaggagaaggaaagagaaggaagaagagaaaaagaggaaagagaaacgaaagaagaagcagaaggagaagaaggagaGAGGGAAGAAAGGACCGGTGACGAACTTGTGGGGAAAGTATGGAATTATTAGAGAAACCGATATGTG GACTAAACGGCCTGAGTTCACTGCTTGGTTGGGAGAAGTTAAACAG GTGAATCTCGAAAGTTTGCCTAATTGGGAAGAGAAGCAGATGTTTAAAGT GTTCATGGAAGACCATAATACAGCTACCTTTCCTTCCAAGAA GTATTATAACCTTGACGCATATTACAGACACAAAATGGAAAAAGACCAGAAAAAAGGTATCAAAAAGTTCCTGCAATCAGAACGTACGGTATTCAATGATGAAGAACAGAGACG GCAAGAGCTCATGCGAGAACGTGAAAAACAAAAGGCGGAAGAGGTGGAAACTTTAAAGCGGTCTATGCAGAGTGGAATG GCACAAGCAATGAAAGAGCAAGCTCAGCTCAGGGAGGAGATGGCTTACCAGTACAAGATTGGAAACTTTGAG GCTGCAGCTGCTATTCAGAGACGATTGGACCCGGATGTTGCTATGTAA
- the LOC109012914 gene encoding pentatricopeptide repeat-containing protein At4g21705, mitochondrial-like: MALRIFLTSLNRSMNLTENAILIIRSYSTKRHDSGRRNLFSRISPLGDPSLSVVPVLDQWVEEGNKVKALEFQRIVRDLRARRRYKQALEVSEWVSCTKLCSFSPGDQAVQLDLIGRVRGLDSAESYFNNLSDQDKIDKIYGSLLNCYAREGLVDKSLSHMGKMKEMGFACSPLAYNNIMCLYINNGQPEKVPIVLSEMKKNGISPDNFSYGISIDSYGKRSDLKGMEEVLKEMESLPHISVGWNTYAMVANYYIKADIREKALIYMKKCEEKVNKNALGYNHLISLYAQIGNKDEMMRLWSLEKSKCKKQINRDYITMLGSLVKLGEFEETEKLLKEWESSCYCYDFRVPNVLLIGYCQKGLMEKAEAVLQDIVKKGKTPIPNSWAILAAGYVDKQNMEKAFECIKEALAVREENKGWRPKARVISSVLSWLSDRGDIEEVEAFLNSLKTVIPMGREMYHALIGAYIRGGKEVDGILEKMKAGEIEENEETEIILSSRQKKSMDALA, from the exons ATGGCATTAAGGATCTTCCTCACAAGCTTGAACAGGTCCATGAACCTCACAGAAAACGCAATCTTGATAATAAGGTCTTACAGCACGAAAAGGCATGATAGTGGCAGAAGAAACCTCTTCTCAAGAATTAGTCCCCTGGGCGACCCTTCACTCAGCGTAGTGCCAGTTCTTGATCAGTGGGTGGAAGAAGGCAACAAGGTCAAGGCGCTCGAGTTCCAGCGCATCGTCCGTGATCTCCGAGCTCGCAGGCGGTACAAGCAAGCTCTCgag GTTTCTGAGTGGGTCAGTTGCACGAAACTTTGCTCGTTCTCACCAGGTGATCAGGCTGTGCAGTTAGATCTTATTGGTAGAGTTCGTGGGCTGGACTCTGCAGAGAGCTACTTTAATAACTTGAGTGATCAAGACAAAATTGACAAAATCTATGGGTCTCTTCTAAATTGTTATGCCAGAGAAGGCCTTGTTGATAAGTCCCTCTCCCACATGGGGAAGATGAAAGAGATGGGATTTGCTTGTAGTCCCCTCGCCTACAATAACATCATGTGCCTATATATAAACAATGGCCAGCCTGAGAAAGTCCCTATCGTGTTAtcagaaatgaagaaaaatggcATCTCCCCTGACAATTTTAGCTATGGAATTAGCATAGATTCCTATGGCAAAAGATCTGATCTTAAGGGCATGGAGGAAGTTCTAAAGGAAATGGAGAGCCTACCCCACATCTCTGTGGGCTGGAATACTTATGCAATGGTTGCCAATTACTACATAAAAGCTGACATCCGTGAGAAAGCATTGATCTACATGAAGAAATGTGAAGAGAAGGTAAATAAAAATGCACTCGGATATAATCATTTGATTTCACTTTATGCGCAGATTGGAAATAaagatgagatgatgagatTGTGGAGCCTTGAAAAATCCAAGTGTAAGAAGCAAATTAACAGGGATTATATTACCATGCTGGGTTCTCTAGTGAAGCTTGGGGAGTttgaagaaacagaaaaactGCTCAAGGAGTGGGAGTCATCTTGCTACTGTTATGATTTCCGTGTGCCCAATGTCCTCCTGATTGGATATTGTCAGAAGGGATTGATGGAAAAAGCCGAAGCTGTGCTTCAGGACATAGTGAAGAAAGGGAAGACTCCAATTCCAAATAGTTGGGCTATTCTTGCAGCGGGTTATGTAGATAAACAAAATATGGAGAAGGCATTTGAATGCATCAAGGAAGCTCTGGCTGTAAGGGAGGAAAATAAAGGATGGAGACCTAAAGCTAGAGTGATTTCAAGCGTATTGAGTTGGCTTAGCGATAGAGGAGACATTGAAGAAGTAGAAGCTTTTCTGAACTCCTTAAAGACCGTTATTCCAATGGGTAGGGAAATGTACCATGCCTTGATCGGGGCTTATATCAGAGGTGGGAAAGAAGTGGATGGGATTTTAGAGAAAATGAAAGCTGGTGAGatagaagaaaatgaggaaacaGAGATAATTCTAAGCTCAAGACAGAAAAAATCTATGGATGCTCTTGCTTGA
- the LOC109010683 gene encoding expansin-A12: protein MGSVKVPSVSLLYVFFLVCVGFEGINSTEGSGWLNGHATFYGSNQNPTTLGGACGYDNTVHAGFGVNTAAVSTTLFRGGEACGACYQLSCNHRLDPKWCLPHGVMTITATNLCPPNNNGGWCDPPYQHFDMSMPAFLRIARQGNEGIVPILYRRVSCKRRGGVRFTLKGQSNFNMVMISNVGGSGDAKAAWIRGSRTRTWIPMHRNWGANWQSGFDVRGQRLSFKLTLVDGKTLEFLNVVPSSWRFGQTFSSPNQFS, encoded by the exons ATGGGTTCTGTCAAAGTTCCTTCTGTTTCTCTTTTGTATGTTTTCTTCCTTGTTTGTGTAGGTTTTGAAGGCATCAACAGTACTGAAGGTAGCGGTTGGCTTAATGGCCATGCAACTTTCTATGGATCCAATCAAAACCCAACTACTCTTG GTGGAGCTTGTGGCTATGATAACACAGTCCACGCTGGGTTTGGAGTGAACACGGCTGCCGTTAGCACTACGCTTTTCAGAGGTGGTGAAGCATGCGGTGCTTGCTACCAACTGAGCTGCAACCACAGGCTCGACCCAAAGTGGTGCCTTCCCCACGGCGTCATGACCATTACCGCCACCAATCTCTGCCCTCCCAACAATAATGGAGGGTGGTGTGATCCCCCTTACCAACACTTTGACATGTCTATGCCTGCTTTCTTGCGCATTGCACGACAAGGCAATGAAGGCATTGTCCCTATCCTATATAGAAG GGTGTCGTGCAAACGGAGAGGAGGAGTTCGTTTCACCTTGAAGGGacaatcaaatttcaatatggTGATGATATCTAACGTTGGTGGTAGTGGTGATGCGAAGGCTGCATGGATAAGGGGCTCCAGGACAAGAACATGGATTCCCATGCATAGGAATTGGGGTGCAAACTGGCAAAGTGGTTTTGACGTTCGAGGCCAAAGACTGTCTTTTAAGCTCACTTTGGTTGATGGGAAAACATTAGAATTCTTAAATGTCGTTCCTTCGAGTTGGAGGTTTGGGCAGACATTTTCTTCCCCAAATCAGTTCTCTTAA
- the LOC109012924 gene encoding E3 ubiquitin-protein ligase RMA1H1-like: MEHNSFEPELHFESTGDVSFPQKWKSMSAPTTDTVIEDGCFGCNICLEPAHEPVVTLCGHLYCWPCIYKWINVQISSDEPDHQQPKCPVCKANISQNLLVPLYGRGTSSSDSDVKKSNLGPVIPRRPPPCGLHNLISSTQHRPNGSAYIGGTAMASLVNPAIGMFGIGERVYARMFGSTNTSLYACPLTEISSPRMRRLEMKFDKSLNRVSIFLFCCIILCLLFF; this comes from the coding sequence ATGGAACATAACTCCTTTGAACCTGAGCTACACTTCGAATCTACTGGAGATGTTTCTTTTCCGCAGAAATGGAAATCTATGTCAGCCCCAACAACAGACACAGTCATTGAAGATGGCTGCTTTGGCTGTAACATTTGCTTAGAGCCAGCACATGAACCTGTGGTCACCCTCTGCGGTCACTTGTACTGCTGGCCTTGCATTTACAAGTGGATTAATGTACAAATCTCCTCAGACGAACCAGATCATCAACAACCGAAATGCCCTGTTTGTAAAGCTAACATATCACAGAATTTGTTGGTCCCCCTCTATGGTCGTGGCACATCCTCTTCTGATTCCGATGTCAAGAAATCCAATTTGGGTCCTGTCATTCCCCGCCGGCCACCTCCTTGTGGGTTGCACAACCTCATTTCTTCGACGCAACATCGTCCAAATGGATCAGCTTATATTGGGGGTACAGCAATGGCTAGTTTAGTTAATCCGGCAATTGGGATGTTTGGAATTGGGGAGAGGGTCTATGCGAGGATGTTTGGGAGCACAAATACAAGCTTGTACGCCTGCCCTCTCACAGAGATTAGCAGTCCCAGGATGAGAAGGCTGGAAATGAAGTTTGACAAGTCTCTTAACAGAGTCTCCATTTTTCTCTTCTGTTGCATAATCTTGTGTCTTCTCTTTTTCTGA
- the LOC109012933 gene encoding thioredoxin M-type, chloroplastic isoform X2, which yields MLWEIAVSGVTDADWQSLVLDSESPVLVEFWAPWCGPCRMIHPIIDELAKQYAGKLKCYKVNTDESPSVATRYGIRSIPTVIIFKNGEKKDAVIGAVPKSTLTTSIEKFL from the coding sequence ATGCTTTGGGAAATTGCAGTGTCTGGTGTTACGGATGCAGATTGGCAATCACTTGTGCTCGATTCCGAGTCCCCTGTTCTGGTTGAATTTTGGGCCCCTTGGTGTGGGCCATGCCGTATGATCCATCCCATCATTGATGAACTGGCAAAGCAATATGCTGGGAAGCTCAAATGCTACAAAGTTAATACCGATGAGAGCCCTTCAGTTGCAACACGTTATGGCATTAGAAGCATCCCAACAGTCATAATCTTCAAGAATGGTGAGAAAAAAGATGCAGTTATAGGTGCTGTTCCCAAATCCACATTGACTACTAGCATAGAGAAATTCTTGTAG
- the LOC109012933 gene encoding thioredoxin 1 isoform X1 — MANVLESLTVPRASTMPSPTLSPIAASSFSSLSARRLPRFRGLKFIPSFVTRSFGSVTRIPSSGPRLDGRGGLVVCEAQDTAVELSGVTDADWQSLVLDSESPVLVEFWAPWCGPCRMIHPIIDELAKQYAGKLKCYKVNTDESPSVATRYGIRSIPTVIIFKNGEKKDAVIGAVPKSTLTTSIEKFL, encoded by the exons ATGGCCAACGTGCTCGAATCGCTCACCGTGCCTCGCGCCTCCACTATGCCTTCCCCTACTCTCTCTCCGATCGCAGCCTCTTCGTTCTCTTCGCTCTCCGCCCGTAGATTGCCCCGCTTCAGAGGCCTCAAGTTCATACCTAGTTTCGTTACTCGCTCTTTTGGGTCGGTGACTCGAATCCCTAGTTCGGGTCCGAGGCTCGATGGTCGCGGTGGCCTAGTCGTGTGCGAGGCTCAGGATACTGCTGTTGAAT TGTCTGGTGTTACGGATGCAGATTGGCAATCACTTGTGCTCGATTCCGAGTCCCCTGTTCTGGTTGAATTTTGGGCCCCTTGGTGTGGGCCATGCCGTATGATCCATCCCATCATTGATGAACTGGCAAAGCAATATGCTGGGAAGCTCAAATGCTACAAAGTTAATACCGATGAGAGCCCTTCAGTTGCAACACGTTATGGCATTAGAAGCATCCCAACAGTCATAATCTTCAAGAATGGTGAGAAAAAAGATGCAGTTATAGGTGCTGTTCCCAAATCCACATTGACTACTAGCATAGAGAAATTCTTGTAG
- the LOC109012958 gene encoding uncharacterized protein LOC109012958 produces MKLSLFSLISPSLSLSLSLSLMESPVIQKFKGKQVMQMQQLSRLSLGPTHERSPAEEVELAATAISLDVRLRPSDMPAHMQDRALRCARLLLDSSAPVSRPNPTHLARALKKEFDSLYGPAWHCVVGTSFGSFVTHSPGGFVYFSIDSLSVLLFKTEVQLVAEPGD; encoded by the exons ATGAAGCTGAGTCTATTCTCTTTGAtatccccctctctctctctctctctctctctctcactcatggAGAGCCCAGTAATACAGAAATTCAAAGGGAAGCAGGTCATGCAGATGCAGCAGCTTTCTCGGCTAAGTCTAGGGCCAACCCATGAAAGATCTCCGGCGGAGGAAGTGGAATTAGCTGCCACTGCAATAAGCCTCGACGTGCGGTTGAGACCCTCAGACATGCCCGCCCACATGCAAGACCGAGCCCTGCGCTGCGCCAGATTACTACTTGACTCCTCCGCCCCCGTTTCCCGTCCTAATCCCACCCACCTAGCTCGGGCTCTCAAAAAG GAGTTTGACTCGCTGTACGGACCGGCCTGGCACTGTGTGGTGGGGACGAGTTTTGGGTCGTTCGTGACTCACTCACCGGGTGGCTTCGTTTACTTCTCCATTGACTCACTTTCGGTTCTGCTTTTCAAGACGGAGGTTCAGTTGGTTGCCGAACCAGGTgactaa
- the LOC109012948 gene encoding 3-deoxy-manno-octulosonate cytidylyltransferase, mitochondrial yields the protein MNPMSVCSSSSSSSSSSSSSSNNTKAWIVHGIVAGVSIVVALGARAFLSRSGKFRSRVVGIIPARFASSRFEGKPLVHILGKPMIQRTWERAKLATLLDHIVVATDDDKIAECCRGFGADVIMTSESCRNGTERCNEALQKLEKKYDIVVNIQGDEPLIEPEIIDGVVKALQAAPDAVFSTAVTSLKAEDAFDPNRVKCVVDNQGYAIYFSRGLIPHNKSGKVNLHFPYMLHLGIQSYDSKFLKIYPELQPTPLQLEEDLEQLKVLENGYKMKVIKVDHEAHGVDTPEDVEKIESYMRERNLS from the exons ATGAATCCTATGTCAGTTTGttcatcatcatcctcctcctcctcctcttcttcttcttcttctaacaaCACCAAGGCGTGGATCGTACATGGTATCGTCGCCGGAGTCTCAATTGTGGTGGCTCTCGGAGCTCGAGCCTTTCTGAGTAGATCCGGGAAATTCCGCAGCCGGGTCGTCGGAATCATCCCCGCCCGTTTCGCTTCCTCAAGGTTCGAGGGCAAGCCTCTCGTACACATCCTCGGAAAGCCCATGATTCAG AGAACATGGGAAAGGGCAAAACTGGCAACATTGCTGGACCATATTG TCGTGGCAACGGATGATGACAAGATTGCAGAATGCTGTCGAGGATTTGGTGCCGATGTCATAATGACATCAGAATCATGTCGAAATG GTACTGAGCGTTGCAATGAAGCTCTTCAAAAGCTGGAAAAGAAGTATGATATCGTTGTCAATATTCAGGGGGACGAGCCTCTTATTGAACCTGAGATAATAGATGGCGTTGTTAAAGCTCTGCAG GCAGCCCCAGATGCAGTGTTTAGCACTGCAGTTACATCTTTAAAAGCTGAAGATGCATTTGATCCAAATCGTGTGAAATGTGTGGTGGATAATCAAGGGTATGCCATTTATTTCTCAAGGGGACTGATTCCACATAACAA GTCAGGAAAGGTCAATCTGCACTTTCCATATATGCTTCATCTTGGAATTCAG AGCTATGATTCGAAGTTTTTAAAGATATATCCTGAGCTTCAACCAACCCCACTGCAACTAGAAGAGGATCTGGAACAGCTGAAAGTCCTGGAAAATGGGTATAAGATGAAG GTGATAAAAGTAGACCATGAAGCTCATGGCGTTGACACTCCTGAAGATGTTGAAAAGATAGAATCTTACATGCGCGAGAGGAACTTGTCTTAG
- the LOC109012967 gene encoding terminal nucleotidyltransferase 4B, with amino-acid sequence MEEDTTETQTQAFLYETLSPLALSTADKSPPSDHIEPYTVFRNEISLSTLDSDSHETTAPDFFLLDVGAVSEDSERIFSTLTPVPKMPSREAGTPMLESSWFRGNYRFKSPMLQLHKEIVDFCDFLSPTLEEQAARDTAVECVFDVIKHIWPHSKVEVFGSFKTGLYLPTSDIDVVILDSGLGNPQKGLLALSRALSQRGMAKNMQVIGKARVPIVKFVEKKSGVAFDISFDVSNGPKAAEFIKDAVSKWPPLRPLCLILKVFLQQRELNEVYSGGISSYALLTMVMAMLQSLREFQAPPEHNLGVLLVRFFYFYGCQLNTTDVGVSCKGAGTFFSKRMKGFTTNGRPFLIAIEDPEAPENDIGKNSFNYIQIRSAFAMAFSTLTNPKVIIGLGPNRSILGTIIRPDPVLMERKGGSNGEVTFNSLLPGAGEPLQHQHGGQQEILCNWQLEDEDLLPRGNDMAGESAHSSGKKRKASWKKKFNKKVKQNAEVGKVMQEENGSRGETRRTKNRWRHNRDANGFGRHTGGSSRSR; translated from the exons ATGGAGGAGGATACTACCGAAACCCAAACCCAAGCCTTTCTCTATGAAACCCTTAGCCCCCTCGCTCTGTCCACCGCCGATAAATCTCCTCCGTCCGATCACATCGAGCCTTATACCGTTTTCCGTAACGAGATATCTCTCTCCACTCTCGATTCAGATTCCCATGAGACTACCGCACCCGATTTCttcctcctcgacgtcggcgCCGTTAGCGAGGACTCCGAGCGTATCTTTTCTACGCTGACGCCAGTGCCGAAAATGCCATCTCGCGAAGCCGGGACGCCAATGCTTGAGAGTAGTTGGTTCCGTGGGAACTATAGATTTAAAAGCCCCATGCTTCAGCTTCATAAAG AGATCGTGGATTTTTGCGATTTTCTATCTCCAACTCTAGAAGAGCAAGCTGCTCGTGATACAGCTGTAGAATGTGTCTTTGATGTTATTAAGCATATATGGCCCCACTCCAAG GTAGAAGTTTTTGGATCATTCAAGACAGGGCTCTATCTTCCAACTAGTGATATTGAT GTCGTGATTCTGGATTCCGGTCTTGGAAACCCGCAAAAAGGTTTGCTGGCTCTTTCAAGGGCACTTTCACAGAGAGGAATGGCAAAGAATATGCag GTGATTGGGAAGGCTCGTGTGCCAATTGTCAAAtttgttgaaaagaaaagtggTGTTGCATTTGATATAAG CTTTGATGTGTCGAACGGACCCAAAGCAGCTGAGTTTATCAAG GATGCAGTCTCAAAGTGGCCTCCATTAAGGCCATTGTGTTTGATCTTGAAAGTATTTTTACAACAGAGGGAACTGAATGAG GTATATTCTGGTGGAATAAGTTCTTATGCACTCCTTACCATGGTCATGGCAATGTTGCAG AGTCTCCGTGAGTTCCAAGCACCTCCAGAACATAACTTGGGAGTTCTGCTG GTAcgctttttttatttctatggaTGCCAATTGAACACTACAGATGTTGGTGTATCTTGCAAAGGGGCTGGCACCTTTTTCTCAAAGAGAATGAAAgg GTTTACAACTAATGGACGGCCATTTCTCATCGCAATTGAGGACCCTGAG GCACCTGAGAATGACATTGGGAAGAATTCCTTCAACTATATCCAG ATTAGATCAGCTTTTGCAATGGCTTTCTCAACATTGACAAATCCTAAGGTAATCATTGGCCTAGGCCCCAACAGAAGCATTCTTGGTACCATAATTAGACCCGATCCTGTCTTGATGGAGCGCAAAGGAGGGTCTAACGGAGAGGTGACGTTTAACAGCCTGCTTCCTGGAGCTGGTGAGCCATTACAGCATCAGCATGGAGGTCAGCAGGAGATTTTATGCAATTGGCAGTTAGAAGATGAAGATCTGCTGCCGCGTGGAAACGATATGGCTGGAGAAAGTGCACATTCCTCGGGAAAGAAGAGGAAAGCTTCTTGGAAAAAGAAGTTTAATAAGAAGGTGAAACAGAATGCAGAGGTAGGGAAGGTCATGCAGGAAGAAAACGGCTCAAGGGGAGAGACGCGAAGGACAAAGAATCGTTGGAGGCATAATCGTGATGCCAATGGTTTTGGCCGTCATACTGGTGGATCTTCACGGAGTAGATAG
- the LOC109010503 gene encoding RING-H2 finger protein ATL3-like, with amino-acid sequence MDDPQALRGSPPFPSLTSNVNTSTNQVFLMFFFAVVICFTFTFVIVLIQTTPSMLVCYLSLCTRNHDIDDHEAGDTSNRTWIDPHASSQQDADQSPAPVRSITLLQMLLVEVLDRRRVEPEEVQGQQQNLRNLDLLPPAINYRRQDITSSHSEIECAICLEEFIDGESCRVFHACKHLFHSACIDNWLRLNPSCPICRNYVIDA; translated from the coding sequence ATGGATGATCCTCAAGCTTTAAGAGGATCACCTCCTTTTCCCAGTCTTACGTCCAACGTCAACACGAGTACCAATCAAGTATTTCTGATGTTTTTCTTCGCTGTAGTTATATGCTTCACATTCACCTTTGTCATTGTCCTCATTCAGACCACGCCCAGCATGTTGGTTTGCTATCTCTCATTATGTACGCGTAACCACGACATCGATGATCATGAAGCAGGAGACACAAGTAACCGAACCTGGATTGATCCTCATGCTTCATCTCAGCAAGATGCAGATCAATCTCCAGCTCCAGTCAGGAGCATTACATTGTTGCAAATGCTGTTGGTGGAAGTATTGGATAGACGTAGGGTGGAGCCGGAGGAGGTCCAAGGACAACAGCAAAATCTACGAAACCTGGATTTACTGCCTCCGGCTATAAATTACAGACGCCAGGACATAACATCAAGTCACAGTGAAATTGAATGCGCCATCTGCTTGGAGGAATTCATAGATGGGGAGTCATGTCGGGTTTTTCATGCGTGCAAGCATCTCTTCCACTCCGCTTGTATTGACAATTGGCTCAGGCTCAATCCGAGTTGCCCCATCTGTCGCAACTATGTAATCGATGCATGA